Proteins encoded within one genomic window of Gasterosteus aculeatus chromosome 18, fGasAcu3.hap1.1, whole genome shotgun sequence:
- the e2f6 gene encoding transcription factor E2F6 encodes MVKCVVSGCQSRVTSVNRGISNRTQKRFFSFPGDTARVKVWLAALRETDKQDSTEQHWICEDHFLPEDISSAGINSDAIPIMPPCLDGPMGLISPWGPQSSEDEEEDRWAPGGGYDDADDDDDDCDEGGVAAPVIAEPPLQWQPETLRPSVSPPECQNPADKPTSGAATAGVNVFEKKIQSKRIDVSLWMLTQRFLELLLASPDGSVDLRHVTAVLQTRRRRVYDITNVLEGISLIKKKSANKFKWIGSCQISSFLKIHQQKFQRELDNLKLVEDTLDTLIKSCAQQLFDMTDDEQNAEAAYVTYEDVGRLAAFREQTVLVVKAPEETKLEVPPPKEDNIQVHLKGGRGPITVLTCDIDTSSAESRCFLTLEESRIKTAPLLPASGSPLSAVHSA; translated from the exons ATGGTGAAGTGTGTCGTCTCCGGGTGTCAGAGCCGCGTGACCTCCGTCAACCGGGGGATCTCCAACCGGACACAGAAACGGTTCTTCTCCTTCCCGGGAGACACCGCGAGGGTCAAG GTGTGGCTGGCGGCTCTGAGGGAGACGGACAAGCAGGACTCGACCGAGCAGCACTGGATCTGCGAGGACCACTTCCTGCCGGAGGACATCTCGTCCGCCGGCATCAACAGCGACGCCATCCCCATCATGCCCCCCTGCCTGGACGGGCCCATGGGCCTGATCAGCCCCTGGGGGCCCCAGTCgtcggaggacgaggaggaggatcgGTGGGCCCCCGGCGGCGGCTATGACGacgccgatgatgatgatgatgactgtGATGAAGGTGGAGTTGCTGCTCCTGTTATAGCGGAGCCTCCACTGCAG TGGCAACCGGAGACGCTTCGACCTTCGGTTTCACCTCCTGAGTGTCAGAATCCAGCCGACAAGCCGACCTCAGGAGCAGCTACAGCCGG CGTAAATGTTTTTGAGAAGAAGATCCAAAGCAAGAGGATTG ATGTGTCGCTGTGGATGCTGACGCAGCGtttcctggagctgctgctggcgtCTCCGGACGGCTCCGTGGACCTCCGGCACGTCACCGCCGTGCTGCAGACCCGCCGGCGCCGAGTCTATGACATCACCAACGTGCTGGAGGGAATCAGCCTCATCAAGAAGAAGTCTGCCAACAAGTTCAAGTGGAT AGGCAGCTGTCAGATCTCCAGCTTCCTGAAGATCCACCAGCAGAAGTTCCAGCGAGAGCTGGACAACCTGAAGCTGGTGGAAGACACGCTGGACACGCTCATCAAGAGCTGCGCCCAGCAGCTCTTCGACATGACCGACGACGAGCAAAACGCCGA ggCGGCCTACGTGACCTACGAGGACGTCGGCCGCCTCGCCGCCTTCCGGGAGCAGACGGTGCTCGTGGTCAAAGCGCCGGAGGAAACCAAGCTGGAGGTTCCTCCGCCCAAAGAG gATAACATCCAGGTCCACCTGAAAGGGGGGCGGGGTCCCATCACAGTTCTGACCTGTGACATCGACACGTCTTCGGCAGAGAGCCGCTGCTTCTTAACGCTGGAGGAGAGCCGCATCAAGACAGCGCCGCTGCTcccag CGTCCGGCAGTCCGCTAAGCGCAGTGCACAGCGCATAG
- the hivep2a gene encoding transcription factor HIVEP2a → MEARESAAAGRRCSNKEAVKEKASLQRKWASEPSATTKRSTFADPAAKQRESLPCGATGGSAPQQKYAITGNSGKPLSGLSAVGAVGGPPSQDPQGPFAQGYPRGYSYQLGQPYPQHPQAERFLSGAKPQPGLEPHAWPFAGQLPSDDLYSVGHPGHAHPHGAGRFPRQKSPSLPSSFGQYSQSGPEPPEESYGKKEQKPKKPGKYICHYCGRACAKPSVLKKHIRSHTGERPYPCVPCGFSFKTKSNLYKHRKSHAHAIKAGLVPFSELAASRGGDMDQASPAGEAEIHSDGEQSTDTDEEGPEGSTMLTDKDSPIPQIPFEANKNRGGVEPAYADSAEELPLGAIKVPILIVPKPGGVPSTGMECPSSHYMLASHAGRAHSLDDSPSIKQRSALRPNEKKGQESECATSQSLNLLSPHSKGSTDSGYFSRSESAEQQISSPNTDVKTYEEIMFGRTWYYRPNSRSRQSITVGMAGADPSLAGLKQPGGILDMGKIAEDHICFRGDVGVSGDPKQYPTGPCQSSTGLLEPPSDSATLIRSNSMPNSSPPNLSVPPAIRGSHSFDEMMTSDDVFYPPGRRLRRQAAFEHSANEAHVGEAEGYGHMPKSLASSLGMKIGERNPGVPEHVAYSPYGTKVSMSEIATRKRRKEKSVGDDEDSPGHCDSSCSGSVDMIGDYEFKQGSLDGSRATPTGKGSLQSAHSQSDSFDTCASMCSEDIAFLPDSEVRKASGNVISVIQHTNSLSRPSSFEKSESFEQPGYPPSDRALSSQYSEQSDTDIFEDALSPESALLRTESMEQQVQSDSDLASLSSSSAAASPGQPYHIPHKLVRQPNIQVPEIRVTEEPDKPEKDTEAPITKEPEKQLQHVEEFQLPQRSDTLAQMPSEKLPPKKKRLRLADMEHSSGESSFESTCTSLSRSPSQESNLSHSSSFSMSFDREEGLKSVSPTKQDDSSASGGGPKQSEFLTVPGTGHSSHHQQREMRRSSSEQAPCTLPTEMPEMRSKSFDYGSLSSSRQGEIYSSASGMKDRRRGFLVRQASLSVYPEAIIQEPGNAEMSIKQEVLDHGAWPGPTGSPHSSSDVPGRTKRVGSSTGGSHHQHAQHHIQHSISEDSLQDEPLYRSHQHRLQTQGSSSEGEYQGHEVMNKEAIQQYPSGPPFLTYQQPSLFWSQEIGRTTRQQLTLQAQQQLQKLHIRSPGSLPGHPLHKHQPLHSLQPHDGKSEKPSSQMYAASFSSRNSPLSQQQQQNFASLSSAHPLPSSSTAAGLLQQVQPVFATQNLGTRSSLPGMLVPVRLQTHVPSYGSVMYTSVSQLTATHGGGAQGGASARPGGADSGNVSPSVVAVGVNKPPGGIGGGISGAGFNLSHFLGHTDGAALRHPSWNVADSLPEHRLNTGIPLSITSGTISTTDASGAGAGGSKRMLSPTSSLELFVETKQQKRVKEERMYGQIVKEMSAVELSGTESGNEPLTVPGAGRRARLKSEGSMDDSERMSSSPPLSDFPAAAKIAVPVRSSAPHLPDVPRAESFTPPLQIVTDRSPGSAGRDSPEELNVDDSVPEPSASPQSMVSSDDAEDTDNPDEPSPGKMPVSMLVQLAAHRSTVLPGPGGQTLLLTDVADAQQFLRFPSLRATSRVSWCFLNYTKPNSTQTASHSSVYNSWCVSSYDPNPLNLSTKAALALLRSKQRRDTDSIYSTAAMSPPSSGKLVSSVAWKLRFDQLKPELMPVDAGNLVRKMKGVVTWDRSKEEQEEKEVSVKQAATEPTRIKIFEGGYKSNEDYVYVRGRGRGKYICEECGIRCKKPSMLKKHIRTHTDVRPYVCKFCNFAFKTKGNLTKHMKSKAHMKKCLELGVSMSSVEDTEADEGDGGDEGQRSEKMSRGAMADHQFSDADDSDGGEDDGDEEDEDEEDDYDGDSTPKTRSRSTSPQPYGPPSMSVTAVASSYPGPHLPHRGASDLLGHADRPPLFSYFTTVPSIRITPQAPPPGDHGQTEYQRGPSRAAGGGLLAPPSSSSSMDDDLAVPSPGLSSPSSRLSSPGPDYPGCPSPSSPSSSPSARRYLSPRRDLSPRARRLSPRGDLSPLRHISPKRDLGGYRRDLSPRRGYLSLLSPLPRPTSPSGRDYKRDLSPRGRHRAMIRPVSPRRGLHQHLHHQSQQSGSRGLRTGHQGGVPGQAELGRRRTSAEMETEHCLVSPSPGERDQGGNRGNESSPLHQVLFSHLPLHSQLQVRSPFPMIPIGGIQMVHSVTSSITSSGPFPAGQQAAPQSASRLLLQTSTSDDSSTNEAASPHLTSFTERGARGGGGGERPREPTSPRPSSRDGAAGGGRGGVRQEQEEIIHTCTKAIASLCIDSEELAERGGGGGGGGGGTSSPSAASHDPQPPRRWPSASMSPPSPHPSPSPPRAPGVQHFSGLEVRPHPSSPHPPSPSPCSSSPSESLQHPAAARPPKPEREGGAESTKRSRDVS, encoded by the exons ATGGAGGCTCGTGAGTCTGCTGCCGCTGGGCGGAGATGCTCAAACAAGGAGGCGGTGAAGGAGAAGGCGTCCCTGCAGAGGAAGTGGGCGTCCGAGCCGTCTGCCACCACCAAACGAAGCACTTTTGCTGACCCGGCCGCAAAGCAACGGGAGAGTTTGCCCTGCGGTGCCACGGGGGGGTCGGCCCCCCAGCAGAAGTATGCAATTACAGGGAATTCGGGGAAGCCGCTATCGGGACTTTCTGCAGTCGGCGCCGTTGGAGGCCCTCCATCTCAAGACCCGCAGGGCCCCTTTGCTCAGGGGTACCCAAGGGGATACTCCTACCAGCTGGGACAGCCGTACCCTCAGCACCCCCAAGCGGAGCGCTTCCTCTCAGGGGCCAAACCCCAGCCGGGCCTGGAGCCTCACGCCTGGCCATTTGCTGGCCAGTTGCCCTCGGATGACCTGTACTCTGTGGGACACCCGGGACACGCTCATCCTCATGGGGCCGGGAGGTTCCCCCGCCAGAAATCTCCCAGTTTACCCAGCTCCTTCGGACAGTATTCTCAGTCAGGTCCTGAGCCCCCAGAGGAGAGCTACGGCAAAAAAGAGCAGAAGCCGAAGAAGCCCGGCAAGTACATCTGTCACTACTGCGGTCGCGCCTGCGCCAAGCCCAGCGTCTTGAAGAAGCACATCCGCTCACACACCGGAGAGAGGCCGTATCCTTGCGTGCCCTGCGGCTTCTCCTTCAAAACCAAGAGCAACCTCTACAAGCATCGCAAGTCCCATGCTCACGCCATCAAGGCCGGACTCGTACCTTTTTCCGAGCTGGCTGCGTCCCGCGGGGGGGACATGGACCAGGCGTCCCCGGCGGGCGAGGCCGAGATCCACTCGGATGGAGAGCAGAGTACGGATACAGACGAGGAAGGTCCGGAGGGCTCCACCATGCTGACGGACAAAGACAGCCCCATACCGCAGATCCCCTTCGAGGCCAACAAGAACAGAG GTGGTGTGGAACCAGCATATGCAGACTCAGCTGAAGAGCTCCCGCTGGGGGCTATTAAAGTGCCTATCCTTATTGTCCCCAAGCCTGGGGGAGTCCCCTCCACGGGGATGGAGTGCCCGTCCTCTCACTACATGTTGGCATCGCACGCTGGAAGAGCACATTCCCTGGATGACTCTCCCTCCATCAAACAACGTTCGGCCCTGAGGCCTAATGAGAAAAAAGGTCAGGAGTCTGAATGTGCCACGTCGCAGTCCCTGAACCTCCTCAGTCCTCACAGCAAAGGCAGCACGGACTCTGGCTACTTTTCACGCTCTGAGAGTGCAGAGCAGCAAATCAGCTCTCCGAATACTGATGTCAAGACGTACGAAGAGATCATGTTTGGTCGGACTTGGTACTACCGACCCAACTCCAGATCCAGACAGTCCATCACGGTGGGCATGGCGGGTGCAGACCCCAGCTTAGCGGGTTTGAAGCAACCGGGTGGGATTCTGGACATGGGGAAGATAGCTGAGGATCATATATGTTTCAGGGGTGATGTAGGAGTCTCTGGAGATCCCAAGCAGTATCCAACGGGACCCTGTCAAAGCAGTACAGGGCTTCTGGAGCCTCCATCCGATTCCGCAACGCTTATTAGGAGTAACTCCATGCCAAACTCCTCCCCGCCCAACCTCAGCGTGCCCCCTGCCATCCGAGGGAGCCACTCCTTCGATGAGATGATGACGTCGGATGATGTGTTTTACCCACCGGGGCGTAGACTCAGAAGGCAAGCTGCATTTGAACATTCAGCCAATGAGGCCCATGTAGGAGAGGCCGAGGGCTATGGACACATGCCCAAGAGTTTAGCTTCGTCTCTGGGTATGAAGATTGGTGAGCGCAACCCAGGAGTCCCGGAGCACGTGGCCTACAGCCCGTATGGTACTAAAGTTAGCATGTCAGAAATAGCaacaagaaaaaggaggaaagagaagagtgTTGGGGATGATGAGGACAGCCCTGGGCATTGTGACAGTAGCTGCAGTGGTTCAGTTGACATGATAGGTGACTATGAGTTCAAACAAGGAAGTCTTGATGGGTCAAGAGCCACCCCAACAGGAAAAGGCTCTCTCCAGAGCGCTCACAGCCAGTCTGACAGCTTTGATACCTGTGCCAGCATGTGCTCTGAGGACATTGCATTTTTACCTGACTCTGAGGTCAGGAAAGCATCTGGGAATGTCATATCAGTCATTCAGCACACCAACTCCCTCAGCCGGCCAAGTTCCTTTGAGAAGTCAGAGTCTTTTGAGCAGCCAGGGTATCCGCCTTCAGATAGAGCTCTGTCCAGCCAGTACTCTGAACAGTCCGACACAGATATCTTTGAAGATGCGCTGAGTCCTGAATCCGCCCTCCTGAGAACGGAGAGCATGGAGCAGCAGGTGCAAAGCGACAGcgacctggcctccctctcgtcTTCTTCAGCAGCGGCGTCACCTGGCCAGCCTTATCACATCCCACACAAGCTGGTGCGACAACCCAACATCCAGGTTCCTGAGATCAGGGTGACGGAGGAGCCCGACAAGCCTGAAAAAGATACAGAGGCTCCTATAACCAAGGAACCGGAGAAGCAGCTCCAACATGTGGAGGAGTTCCAGCTGCCACAGAGGAGTGACACACTCGCCCAGATGCCATCGGAAAAGCTCCCGCCCAAGAAGAAGAGGCTCCGCCTGGCGGATATGGAGCATTCATCAGGAGAATCGAGCTTTGAGTCCACCTGTACCAGCTTGTCTCGAAGCCCCAGTCAGGAGAGCAACCTGTCCCACTCTTCTTCCTTCTCAATGTCCTTTGACAGAGAAGAAGGCCTCAAGTCCGTCTCGCCCACCAAACAG GATGACTCGTCAGCGTCTGGCGGTGGACCAAAGCAGTCGGAGTTCCTGACGGTACCTGGCACTGGGCATTCCAGCCACCATcagcagagagagatgaggaggtcTTCATCGGAGCAGGCGCCATGCACGCTGCCCACAGAGATGCCTGAAATGCGCAGTAAATCCTTTGACTATGGAAGCTTGTCCTCCTCCAGACAGGGAGAGATTTACTCCAGTGCCTCTGGAATGAAAGATCGCCGGCGGGGATTTCTTGTCCGACAG GCTTCACTGAGTGTGTATCCAGAGGCAATCATCCAGGAACCGGGGAATGCTGAGATGTCAATCAAACAGGAAGTCCTGGATCATGGAGCATGGCCTGGCCCAACAGGATCCCCCCACAGCAGCAGCGATGTGCCTGGTAGAACCAAGAGAGTTGGCAGTAGCACTGGAG GATCCCACCACCAGCACGCTCAGCATCACATCCAGCACAGTATTAGTGAGGACAGCCTGCAGGACGAGCCTCTCTATAGGTCCCATCAGCATCGCTTGCAGACCCAGGGCTCTTCGTCTGAGGGTGAATATCAAGGTCATGAGGTCATGAATAAGGAAGCAATCCAGCAGTACCCGAGTGGCCCTCCCTTCCTTACCTACCAGCAACCCAGTTTGTTCTGGAGTCAGGAGATCGGTCGGACTACCAGACAGCAGCTGACCCTCCAggcccagcagcagcttcagaagCTCCACATCCGATCACCGGGCTCCCTGCCTGGACACCCCCTCCACAAACATCAGCCGCTTCACTCCCTGCAGCCACACGATGGAAAGTCAGAAAAGCCGAGCTCTCAAATGTACGCCGCCTCTTTCTCATCTCGCAACTCTCCCCTGtcccagcaacagcagcagaacTTTGCTTCGCTCTCCTCCGCGCACCCCTTGCCCAGCTCCAGCACTGCCGCCGGGCTTCTACAGCAGGTCCAACCAGTCTTTGCCACCCAGAACCTGGGCACTCGGTCTTCACTGCCTGGTATGCTGGTTCCTGTGCGCCTCCAAACCCACGTGCCATCCTACGGTAGTGTCATGTACACCAGTGTTAGCCAGCTGACGGCCACCCACGGAGGCGGAGCACAAGGCGGAGCCTCGGCAAGGCCGGGCGGAGCTGACAGCGGCAACGTGTCTCCTTCGGTCGTTGCTGTTGGTGTCAACAAACCACCCGGAGGAATCGGAGGGGGCATAAGTGGGGCGGGTTTCAACTTGTCGCACTTCCTCGGACACACTGACGGCGCGGCGCTGCGCCACCCATCCTGGAACGTCGCAGACTCGCTGCCGGAGCACCGCCTGAACACAGGGATCCCGTTGTCAATCACCTCTGGCACCATATCCACCACCGACGCCTCCGGGGCCGGCGCCGGAGGCAGCAAGCGCATGCTCTCCCCCAccagctctctggagctcttcgTCGAGACGAAGCAGCAGAAGAgagtgaaggaggagaggatgtaCGGACAGATCGTCAAGGAGATGAGCGCGGTGGAGCTGAGTGGAACCGAGAGCGGCAACGAGCCCCTGACGGTGCCGGGCGCAGGTCGGCGAGCGCGTCTGAAGAGCGAGGGCTCCATGGATGACTCTGAAAGGATGTCCTCTTCTCCTCCGCTCAGCGACTTCCCCGCCGCCGCCAAGATCGCCGTCCCCGTCCGTTCCTCCGCCCCCCACCTTCCCGACGTTCCCCGGGCCGAGAGcttcactcctcctctccagatCGTCACGGACCGCTCCCCAGGTTCAGCTGGTCGGGACTCCCCGGAGGAGCTGAACGTGGACGACTCCGTCCCGGAGCCCAGCGCCAGCCCCCAGTCGATGGTGTCCTCCGACGACGCAGAGGACACCGACAACCCGGACGAGCCTTCGCCCGGTAAGATGCCAGTCAGCATGCTGGTGCAGCTAGCAGCCCACCGGAGCACGGTTCTGCCTGGACCCGGGGGTCAGACCCTGCTGCTCACGGATGTGGCTGACGCACAGCAGTTTCTCCGGTTCCCGAGCCTGCGCGCCACCAGCAGGGTGAGCTGGTGTTTCCTGAACTACACCAAACCCAACAGCACGCAAACGGCGTCGCACAGCTCCGTCTACAACTCGTGGTGCGTGAGCTCATACGACCCAAACCCTCTGAATCTCAGCACCAAGGCCGCGCTGGCCCTGCTGAGGTCCAAACAGAGGAGAGACACCGATTCAATCTACTCGACCGCCGCCATGTCGCCACCCAGCTCCGGGAAGCTGGTGTCATCCGTGGCCTGGAAGCTGAGGTTTGATCAG ctgaaaCCAGAGCTGATGCCAGTTGATGCCGGTAATCTGGTGAGGAAGATGAAGGGCGTGGTGACGTGGGACCGGtcgaaggaggagcaggaggagaaggaggtctCGGTCAAACAGGCCGCCACCGAACCGACTCGGATTAAGATCTTCGAAGGCGG GTACAAATCCAACGAGGACTACGTGTACGTGCGCGGCCGCGGGCGAGGTAAATACATCTGCGAGGAGTGCGGCATCCGCTGCAAGAAGCCCAGCATGCTGAAGAAGCACATCCGCACGCACACCGACGTGCGGCCCTACGTCTGCAAGTTCTGCAACTTCGCCTTCAAGACCAAAG GAAACCTGACCAAGCACATGAAATCAAAGGCTCACATGAAGAAGTGTCTGGAGCTCGGCGTCTCCATGTCTTCTGTTGAGGACACTGAGGCGGACGAAGGAG ATGGCGGAGacgaaggtcagaggtcagagaagATGTCCAGAGGCGCCATGGCGGATCACCAGTTCTCAGACGCCGACGACTCGGACGGCGGTGAGGACGACggcgacgaggaggacgaggacgaggaggacgactaCGACGGCGACTCCACCCCGAAGACCCGCTCGCGCTCCACCAGCCCGCAGCCCTACGGCCCGCCCTCCATGTCCGTCACCGCCGTGGCCTCCTCCTACCCGGggccccacctcccccaccgcGGCGCGTCCGACCTCCTGGGCCACGCCGACCGGCCCCCGCTCTTCAGCTACTTCACCACCGTGCCGAGCATCCGGATCACGCCGCAGGCGCCGCCGCCCGGCGACCACGGCCAGACGGAGTACCAGCGAGGCCCGTCGAGGGCGGCGGGCGGCGGCCTGCTggccccgccctcctcctcgtcctctatGGACGACGACCTCGCCGTCCCGTCCCCGGGcctctcctccccgtcctcccgcCTGTCCTCGCCCGGGCCGGACTACCCCGGCTGCCCGTCCCCGAGCTCCCCGTCCTCGTCGCCTTCGGCCCGCCGATACCTCTCGCCGCGCCGCGACCTCTCGCCCCGCGCCAGACGCCTCTCGCCCCGGGGCGACCTCTCTCCCCTCCGCCACATCTCGCCCAAGAGGGACCTGGGGGGATACAGGCGAGACCTCTCCCCCAGGAGGGGATACCTCTCGctgctctcccccctccctcggcccACGTCTCCATCGGGAAGAGACTACAAGCGCGACCTCTCACCCCGAGGCCGCCACAGGGCGATGATCCGGCCGGTTTCTCCTCGCCGGGGGCTCCATcagcacctccaccaccaaAG CCAGCAGAGTGGATCGCGGGGCCTCAGGACGGGTCACCAGGGCGGCGTTCCGGGTCAGGCCGAGCTGGGACGCCGCAGGACCAGCGCAGAGATGGAGACG GAACATTGTCTGGTCTCGCCGTCGCCAGGGGAACGGGACCAGGGTGGTAACCGCGGTAACGAGTCCAGTCCACTCCACCAGGTCCTGTTCAGTCATCTTCCTCTTCACTCCCAACTACAG GTGCGTTCGCCGTTCCCAATGATCCCCATCGGAGGGATCCAGATGGTGCACtccgtcacctcctccatcacctcctccggCCCCTTCCCTGCGGGCCAGCAGGCGGCGCCGCAGAGCGCGTCCCGGCTCCTGCTGCAGACGAGCACATCGGACGACTccagcaccaacgaggccgcCTCCCCTCATCTCACCTCCTTCACCGAGAggggagccagaggaggaggaggaggcgagaggCCGAGGGAGCCGACCTCTCCTCGCCCCTCATCCCGGGACGGggcggcaggaggaggaagaggaggagtgaggcaggagcaggaggagatcaTCCACACCTGCACCAAGGCCATCGCCTCGCTCTGCATCGACTCGGAGGAGCTCgccgagcgaggaggaggaggaggaggaggaggaggaggaacttcCTCTCCCTCAGCGGCGTCCCACGACCCCCAGCCCCCGCGGCGCTGGCCGTCCGCGTCCATGTcgcccccctctcctcacccgTCGCCGTCTCCCCCGCGGGCTCCCGGGGTTCAGCACTTTAGCGGCCTGGAGGTCAggcctcacccctcctcccctcaccctccctccccgtctccctgctcctcctccccgtcggAAAGCCTCCAGCATCCGGCGGCGGCCAGACCGCCGaagccagagagggaggggggggcagaaagcaCAAAGAGGAGCCGGGACGTGTCgtag